In one window of Streptomyces sp. FXJ1.172 DNA:
- a CDS encoding APC family permease yields the protein MATTEHPPSSRLRAWMLEGLSDMGKHGGHTGPHAEPEPPHKGQRWWRVMCLTGVDYFSTLGYQPGIAALAAGLLGPIATIVLVIVTLAGALPVYRRVAEESPHGEGSIAMLERLLSFWQGKLFVLTLLGFAATDFLITITLSAADASTHLVENPHLASALHGHQMIITLFLVALLGAVFLKGFLEAIGVATALVGVYLALNVVVVIVGLYHVITAGHVITDWSNALTVQHGNIFVMIGLALLVFPKLALGLSGFETGVAVMPHVQGDPDDTEEKPTGRIRDTKKLLTTAAIIMSGFLITSSFITTLLIPENDFKTGGPANGRALAYLAHEYLGGAFGTVYDVSTIAILWFAGASAMAGLLNLMPRYLPRYGMAPHWARAVRPMVIVFTLIAFLVTWLFDANVDAQGGAYATGVLVLITSAAIAVTIAARKAGQRKWTIGFGVISVVFIYTTVVNVIERPDGVKIGACFIVGIILVSLLSRLARAFELRVTSVTFDPMAERFIRDMASRKIRFIANEPGHRDKAEYRDKIEQIRADNDMPEQEDFVFVEVTVTDPSEFEASLSVRGEVLHDRYRVLTLESASIPNALAALLLHARDMTGCTPHIYFEWTEGNPFANFLRFFLFGQGEVAPVTREVLREAESNRERRPRVHTG from the coding sequence ATGGCCACGACCGAACACCCTCCTTCCAGCCGATTGCGCGCCTGGATGCTCGAGGGGCTGTCCGACATGGGCAAGCACGGCGGTCACACGGGTCCCCACGCCGAACCGGAGCCCCCGCACAAGGGCCAGCGCTGGTGGCGGGTGATGTGCCTGACCGGTGTCGACTACTTCTCGACCCTCGGCTACCAGCCGGGCATCGCGGCTCTGGCGGCCGGCCTGCTCGGGCCGATCGCGACCATCGTCCTCGTCATCGTGACGCTGGCCGGCGCGCTTCCGGTGTACCGCCGGGTCGCCGAGGAGTCTCCGCACGGCGAGGGTTCGATCGCCATGCTGGAGCGGCTGCTGTCCTTCTGGCAGGGCAAGCTCTTCGTGCTCACGCTGCTCGGCTTCGCCGCCACCGACTTCCTGATCACCATCACACTCTCCGCCGCGGACGCCTCGACCCACCTGGTGGAGAACCCGCATCTGGCGAGTGCCCTGCACGGCCACCAGATGATCATCACGCTGTTCCTGGTCGCCCTGCTCGGCGCGGTCTTCCTCAAGGGCTTCCTGGAGGCGATCGGCGTCGCGACGGCGCTGGTCGGTGTCTACCTCGCGCTGAACGTCGTCGTCGTGATCGTCGGCCTGTACCACGTCATCACCGCAGGCCATGTGATCACCGACTGGTCCAACGCGCTGACCGTGCAGCACGGCAACATCTTCGTGATGATCGGCCTCGCGCTGCTCGTCTTCCCCAAACTCGCGCTCGGCCTCTCCGGGTTCGAGACCGGCGTCGCCGTCATGCCGCACGTCCAGGGCGACCCGGACGACACCGAGGAGAAGCCGACCGGCCGGATCCGGGACACGAAGAAGCTGCTGACCACGGCCGCGATCATCATGAGCGGCTTCCTGATCACCTCCAGCTTCATCACCACGCTGCTCATCCCGGAGAACGACTTCAAGACCGGCGGCCCGGCCAACGGTCGTGCGCTCGCCTACCTCGCCCACGAGTACCTCGGCGGCGCCTTCGGCACGGTCTACGACGTCTCGACCATCGCCATCCTGTGGTTCGCCGGCGCCTCCGCCATGGCCGGTCTGCTGAACCTGATGCCGCGCTATCTTCCCCGCTACGGCATGGCGCCCCACTGGGCCCGCGCGGTGCGCCCGATGGTCATCGTGTTCACCCTGATCGCCTTCCTGGTCACCTGGCTCTTCGACGCCAACGTCGACGCGCAGGGCGGCGCCTACGCCACCGGTGTGCTGGTGCTCATCACCTCCGCGGCCATCGCCGTGACCATCGCGGCGCGCAAGGCCGGGCAGCGCAAGTGGACCATCGGGTTCGGCGTGATCTCGGTGGTCTTCATCTACACGACCGTCGTGAACGTCATCGAGCGGCCGGACGGTGTGAAGATCGGTGCCTGCTTCATCGTCGGCATCATCCTGGTCTCGCTGCTGTCCCGGCTGGCCCGCGCCTTCGAGCTGCGCGTGACCAGCGTGACGTTCGATCCGATGGCGGAACGATTCATCCGGGACATGGCCAGCCGGAAGATCCGGTTCATCGCCAATGAGCCCGGTCACCGGGACAAGGCCGAGTACCGCGACAAGATCGAGCAGATCCGCGCCGACAACGACATGCCGGAACAGGAGGACTTCGTCTTCGTCGAGGTCACGGTCACCGACCCCTCCGAGTTCGAGGCGAGCCTGAGCGTGCGCGGCGAGGTGCTGCACGACCGCTACCGGGTGCTCACCCTGGAGTCCGCGTCCATCCCGAACGCCCTGGCCGCGCTCCTGCTCCACGCGCGCGACATGACGGGCTGCACCCCGCACATCTACTTCGAGTGGACCGAGGGCAATCCGTTCGCCAACTTCCTGCGCTTCTTCCTCTTCGGTCAGGGCGAGGTCGCCCCGGTCACCCGAGAGGTGCTGCGCGAGGCGGAATCGAACCGGGAACGCCGGCCGCGCGTGCACACCGGGTGA
- a CDS encoding universal stress protein, translating into MSGYDASAVARVVVGVSGSLGSVTALRRATALARRLGAEVWPVLAWEPPGGDPAARRSPGAGLLVEEWQRLAGQRLAALLDEIFGGYSPGVPIHAVVVRGSPGPALVATADRENDVLVVGAGRRGLQRAFSGRVSRHCLAHAVCPVLAVPPSPLESQLLSVHRRNTWHLRLDLRRL; encoded by the coding sequence ATGTCCGGTTACGACGCCTCGGCGGTGGCTCGGGTGGTGGTCGGTGTGAGCGGCTCCCTGGGCAGCGTCACGGCACTGCGGCGGGCCACCGCGCTGGCCCGCCGCCTGGGAGCCGAAGTGTGGCCGGTGCTGGCCTGGGAGCCGCCGGGCGGCGACCCCGCCGCGCGCCGCTCCCCGGGCGCCGGCCTGCTGGTCGAGGAGTGGCAGCGGCTGGCCGGACAGCGGCTGGCCGCCCTCCTCGACGAGATCTTCGGCGGGTACAGCCCCGGAGTACCGATACACGCCGTCGTCGTCCGCGGATCCCCGGGCCCCGCGCTGGTGGCGACGGCCGACCGCGAGAACGACGTCCTGGTCGTGGGTGCAGGGCGGCGCGGGCTGCAGCGCGCCTTCTCCGGCCGCGTCTCCCGGCACTGCCTGGCCCACGCGGTCTGCCCGGTTCTCGCCGTACCTCCGTCCCCGCTCGAGTCCCAGCTGCTGTCCGTCCACCGGCGGAACACATGGCATCTGCGCCTGGACCTGCGACGCCTGTGA